Proteins from one Corallococcus exiguus genomic window:
- a CDS encoding sensor histidine kinase, whose protein sequence is MSAAPSGRPGLAQAERQFVRSVVAGLVLLGAVAVAGPLLSYRSDVAVARAEFQSRMTREARVYAEALGLHLKLLQTELLRVSEGVGPDVKRELPTEDLQDLTTPRAGLFHAGVMVLDAQGKLRWSDPPLDEAQAQDGFATRPWFQQVLARQTSVVDAIAPGASLFVVAVPVVRAGETTAVLAGLLDTGTALPGGRPLSNDLELLVLNASGDLFLPSAPPSWANVSRASGELRDFIREGVRPPSLDAMPETFLTATPVPGTGLHLVLAADETALLSGLRDRFLVQLLVLALLQVGTLVLFTVHWRRVYGLFREVETRSAQQEKMAALGSAASLIAHEVKNSLNGLKAATGLVSPEGEGGLVVRTLHGQIDRLAHLATSLLNFGKPPVVRRVDVNLSQLVRDVVEGLRSLPEAGEVRVDVDVPPDAAPLSCDPLLLTTALDNLVRNAMEATVAAKDLGKVAEPQVRVRARLDADAAVVTVEDNGGGPPPGVQEHLFEPFHTSKPKGIGLGLAMTRQALEHQGGQLTFERLPDGSRFLLHLPRVPRP, encoded by the coding sequence ATGTCAGCCGCGCCTTCGGGCCGGCCCGGGCTCGCCCAGGCGGAGCGGCAGTTCGTCCGCTCCGTCGTCGCGGGCCTGGTGTTGTTGGGCGCGGTCGCCGTCGCGGGACCGCTGCTCTCCTACCGCAGTGACGTGGCCGTGGCCCGTGCGGAGTTCCAGTCCCGCATGACGCGCGAGGCCCGCGTCTACGCGGAGGCGCTGGGCCTGCACCTGAAGCTGCTCCAAACGGAGCTCCTGCGCGTGTCCGAGGGCGTGGGCCCGGACGTGAAGCGCGAGCTGCCCACCGAGGACCTCCAGGACCTCACCACGCCCCGCGCCGGCCTCTTCCACGCGGGCGTGATGGTGCTGGACGCGCAGGGCAAGCTGCGCTGGAGCGACCCACCGCTCGACGAGGCGCAAGCCCAGGACGGCTTCGCCACGCGCCCCTGGTTCCAACAAGTGCTCGCGCGCCAGACGTCGGTGGTGGACGCCATCGCGCCGGGCGCGTCCCTCTTCGTCGTCGCGGTGCCGGTGGTGCGCGCGGGCGAGACGACCGCGGTGCTCGCGGGCCTGCTGGACACGGGGACGGCGCTGCCGGGCGGGCGGCCCCTGAGCAACGACCTGGAGCTGCTCGTCCTCAACGCCTCGGGAGACCTCTTCCTGCCGAGCGCGCCACCCTCATGGGCCAACGTGTCGCGCGCGTCCGGAGAGCTGCGCGACTTCATCCGCGAGGGCGTCCGGCCCCCGTCGCTGGACGCGATGCCGGAGACCTTCCTCACCGCCACGCCCGTGCCCGGCACGGGGCTGCACCTGGTGCTCGCCGCGGACGAGACCGCGCTCCTGTCCGGCCTGCGCGACCGCTTCCTCGTGCAGCTGCTGGTGCTGGCGCTGCTCCAGGTGGGCACGCTGGTGCTCTTCACCGTCCACTGGCGCCGCGTCTACGGCCTGTTCCGCGAGGTGGAGACGCGCTCCGCGCAGCAGGAGAAGATGGCCGCGCTGGGCAGCGCCGCCAGCCTCATCGCGCACGAGGTGAAGAACTCCCTCAACGGCCTCAAGGCCGCCACCGGCCTCGTCTCGCCGGAGGGGGAAGGCGGGCTCGTGGTGCGCACGCTGCACGGCCAGATTGACCGGCTGGCGCACCTGGCCACGTCGCTGCTCAACTTCGGCAAGCCGCCCGTCGTGCGCCGCGTGGACGTGAACCTGTCCCAGCTGGTGCGTGACGTGGTGGAAGGCCTGCGCTCGCTGCCGGAGGCGGGGGAAGTGCGCGTGGACGTGGACGTGCCCCCGGACGCGGCGCCCCTGTCGTGCGACCCGTTGCTGCTCACCACCGCGCTGGACAACCTGGTGCGCAACGCGATGGAGGCCACGGTGGCGGCCAAGGACCTGGGCAAGGTGGCAGAGCCCCAGGTGCGCGTGCGCGCCCGCCTGGACGCGGACGCGGCGGTGGTGACGGTGGAGGACAACGGGGGCGGGCCACCGCCGGGCGTGCAGGAGCACCTCTTCGAGCCCTTCCACACCTCCAAGCCCAAGGGCAT
- the purF gene encoding amidophosphoribosyltransferase, with protein MCGIFGIVGHGEASNLTYLGLHALQHRGQESAGIVASDGHVLRAHRQMGLVADIFTAPVIEGLPGKAAIGHVRYSTAGGSGIKNAQPLFVNYAGGQFSIAHNGNLVNAVELKAELESEGALFQSDADTEVVMHLLARSKQPTFEARLVEALRRVEGAYSILLLTEDKLIAVRDPNGFRPLVLGKMKEGAYVLASETTALDLIEAEIVRELEPGELVVIENGVLRSSMPFKPAARLGRCIFEHVYFAKPDSVLFGSSVYEVRKRLGMQLAREQPAEADLVIAVPDSGVPAAIGFSQASGIPYDVGLIRSHYVGRTFIEPQQSIRHFGVKLKLSAVRQVLKGKRVVVVDDSIVRGTTSRKIVKMLKAAGAVEVHLRISSPPTQWPCYYGIDTPSRTELIAASHTTDEIAKYVTADSLGYLSLEGLGTAVEDPKRSTYCTACFSGQYLTDKLSQSAGATKLSA; from the coding sequence ATGTGCGGCATCTTCGGAATCGTGGGTCACGGAGAGGCGTCCAACCTGACGTACCTGGGGTTGCACGCCCTGCAGCACCGCGGACAGGAGTCCGCCGGAATCGTCGCGTCCGACGGGCACGTCCTGCGCGCGCACCGGCAGATGGGCCTGGTCGCCGACATCTTCACCGCGCCGGTGATTGAAGGGCTCCCCGGCAAGGCGGCCATCGGCCACGTGCGCTACAGCACGGCGGGTGGCAGTGGCATCAAGAACGCCCAGCCCCTGTTCGTGAACTACGCGGGCGGCCAGTTCTCCATCGCGCACAACGGCAACCTCGTGAACGCGGTGGAGCTCAAGGCGGAGCTGGAGTCGGAGGGCGCGCTCTTCCAGTCGGACGCGGACACGGAGGTGGTGATGCACCTCCTCGCCCGCTCCAAGCAGCCCACCTTCGAGGCCCGCCTCGTGGAAGCGCTGCGCCGGGTGGAGGGCGCGTACAGCATCCTGCTCCTCACCGAGGACAAGCTCATCGCGGTGCGCGACCCCAACGGCTTCCGGCCGCTGGTGCTGGGCAAGATGAAGGAAGGCGCCTACGTGCTCGCCAGCGAGACGACGGCGTTGGACCTCATCGAGGCGGAGATCGTCCGCGAGCTGGAGCCGGGCGAGCTGGTCGTCATCGAGAACGGCGTGCTGCGCTCCAGCATGCCGTTCAAGCCCGCGGCCCGGCTGGGCCGCTGCATCTTCGAGCACGTCTACTTCGCCAAGCCGGACTCGGTGCTCTTCGGCAGCAGCGTGTACGAGGTGCGCAAGCGCCTGGGCATGCAGCTGGCGCGCGAGCAGCCCGCGGAGGCGGACCTGGTCATCGCGGTGCCGGACTCCGGCGTGCCCGCGGCCATCGGCTTCTCGCAGGCGAGCGGCATCCCCTACGACGTGGGCCTCATCCGCAGCCACTACGTGGGCCGCACCTTCATCGAGCCGCAGCAGTCCATCCGCCACTTCGGCGTGAAGCTGAAGCTGTCCGCCGTGCGCCAGGTGCTCAAGGGCAAGCGCGTGGTGGTGGTGGACGACTCCATCGTGCGCGGCACCACCAGCCGGAAGATCGTGAAGATGCTCAAGGCCGCGGGCGCCGTGGAGGTGCACCTGCGCATCTCGTCGCCGCCCACGCAGTGGCCCTGCTACTACGGCATCGACACGCCCAGCCGCACGGAGCTCATCGCGGCCAGCCACACCACGGATGAAATCGCGAAGTACGTGACGGCGGACTCCCTGGGCTACCTGTCGCTGGAAGGCCTGGGCACCGCGGTGGAGGACCCGAAGCGGAGCACCTACTGCACCGCGTGCTTCTCCGGGCAGTACCTCACCGACAAGCTGTCCCAGAGCGCGGGTGCCACCAAGCTCAGCGCCTGA